From Nguyenibacter vanlangensis, one genomic window encodes:
- a CDS encoding helix-turn-helix domain-containing protein has translation MITDKQIESAIAEHGSQAKAAAALGLNRRTVDRRVRGWVKRGYAPEYDLTRPVPDGFRLKGASTFYDEHGVKRMQWVKSQIDPERMAELQHAALEAMAARLPRVRPQPFRSVADADLATCYVLTDYHLGMLAWREESGDDWDVPIASDLLVRWFRSAIDNSPAAGVGILAQLGDFLHWDGLEAVTPTSRHVLDADTRFQKVVRVAIQAMRQIVQMMLDKHQTVHIINAEGNHDPASSIWLREMLAVIYEREPRVTVEQSPDPFYCYQHGDVALFFHHGHKVRPGQLDVTMAAKFSDVFGRTRHRFAHCGHLHHKQMRESALMLVEQHRTLAAKDAYASRGGWLSGRSASAITYHARYGEISRVTLPPEAVV, from the coding sequence ATGATCACAGACAAGCAGATTGAATCCGCGATTGCGGAACACGGCAGCCAGGCGAAAGCCGCTGCCGCCCTGGGGCTGAACCGCCGCACCGTGGACCGGAGGGTGCGGGGATGGGTCAAGCGGGGCTATGCGCCCGAATATGACCTGACGCGGCCCGTGCCGGACGGATTCCGCCTAAAGGGGGCCAGCACGTTCTACGATGAGCATGGCGTCAAGCGCATGCAGTGGGTCAAAAGCCAGATCGACCCGGAACGCATGGCCGAGCTACAGCACGCCGCCCTTGAGGCCATGGCGGCCCGCCTGCCGCGTGTCCGGCCCCAGCCGTTCCGGTCGGTCGCGGACGCTGACCTTGCGACATGCTACGTGCTGACGGACTACCACCTGGGCATGCTGGCATGGCGTGAGGAAAGTGGCGACGATTGGGACGTGCCGATCGCGTCGGACCTGCTGGTGCGCTGGTTCCGGTCGGCGATCGACAATTCCCCGGCAGCAGGTGTGGGTATCCTGGCGCAGCTTGGCGATTTCCTGCATTGGGATGGCCTGGAAGCGGTCACGCCGACGAGTCGCCACGTGCTGGATGCGGATACGCGGTTTCAAAAGGTGGTCCGCGTCGCTATCCAGGCGATGAGACAAATTGTGCAAATGATGCTTGACAAGCATCAGACCGTCCACATCATCAATGCCGAAGGGAATCACGATCCGGCCAGTTCGATCTGGCTGCGGGAGATGCTGGCCGTGATCTATGAGCGCGAGCCGCGCGTCACGGTCGAGCAGTCGCCGGACCCGTTCTATTGCTACCAGCATGGCGACGTCGCGCTGTTTTTCCACCACGGCCACAAGGTCAGGCCGGGGCAGCTTGACGTGACGATGGCGGCGAAATTCTCGGACGTGTTTGGGCGGACTCGGCACCGATTCGCGCATTGCGGGCACCTGCACCACAAGCAGATGCGAGAGTCCGCGCTGATGCTGGTCGAACAGCATCGGACCCTGGCGGCCAAGGACGCCTATGCGTCGCGCGGCGGATGGCTGTCAGGCCGCTCCGCCAGCGCGATCACGTATCACGCGCGGTATGGAGAGATCAGCCGCGTTACCCTGCCGCCCGAGGCTGTTGTGTAG
- a CDS encoding DUF3310 domain-containing protein, with product MNDPVRHPSHYTSHPSGIECLEVTRHMSFDLGNATKYLWRGWTNQKHSGPIDLEKAAFYIRDFIAMPTPPRMPLWRAAWTALDKWQMAEPCKPLASAVVHLWMADTAGTPREAASRARYALGIVEREIGERMGLIKSSPAKH from the coding sequence ATGAACGACCCTGTCAGACATCCCAGCCACTATACATCGCACCCATCAGGCATCGAATGCCTGGAAGTCACACGGCATATGTCGTTCGACCTGGGTAACGCCACGAAATACCTGTGGCGCGGCTGGACGAACCAGAAGCACAGCGGCCCGATCGATCTGGAAAAAGCGGCGTTCTATATCCGCGACTTCATCGCCATGCCGACCCCGCCCCGGATGCCCCTGTGGCGAGCGGCGTGGACGGCTCTGGACAAATGGCAGATGGCCGAACCCTGCAAGCCCCTGGCGTCGGCCGTGGTCCATCTGTGGATGGCTGACACGGCCGGGACGCCCCGTGAGGCTGCGTCCCGCGCCCGCTATGCCCTCGGAATCGTCGAACGCGAAATTGGAGAGAGAATGGGATTAATCAAATCAAGCCCGGCTAAACATTGA
- a CDS encoding transcription elongation protein SprT — translation MAPRFEALGKPLPPFRVAVGFTSRGMNKTAAGECWDKRASQDGRFEIFVGPQVRGAEDAAFILAHELIHAAVGLQHGHKGEFERIALLMGFPRPLTQIARMTPAMREWIDPLLSAIGNIPHAPLEWSILDEPGAKPKMRRTPGGVEPDGDGEDAPVSSRPKKQSARMIKVACPHCGYTARVTRKWLDIGAPHCPEHGEMKEEDNE, via the coding sequence ATGGCCCCGCGCTTCGAGGCGCTGGGCAAGCCGCTGCCGCCATTTCGGGTCGCGGTCGGCTTCACCAGTCGCGGCATGAACAAGACGGCAGCCGGTGAATGCTGGGACAAGCGCGCCAGCCAGGACGGTCGCTTTGAGATTTTCGTGGGGCCGCAGGTTCGCGGCGCGGAAGACGCGGCGTTTATCCTGGCGCATGAATTGATTCATGCGGCGGTCGGGCTGCAACACGGGCATAAGGGGGAATTCGAACGGATCGCCCTGCTCATGGGATTCCCGCGCCCCCTGACGCAAATTGCCCGCATGACGCCGGCCATGCGGGAATGGATCGACCCACTGCTGTCGGCAATCGGCAACATCCCTCATGCGCCGCTCGAATGGTCAATACTGGATGAACCGGGGGCGAAGCCGAAGATGCGGCGCACCCCTGGCGGGGTGGAACCGGACGGCGACGGCGAGGATGCGCCCGTGTCGAGCCGGCCGAAGAAACAGAGCGCGCGGATGATCAAGGTCGCGTGCCCGCATTGCGGATACACGGCGCGCGTCACGCGCAAATGGCTGGATATCGGGGCACCGCATTGCCCCGAACATGGCGAAATGAAGGAAGAAGACAATGAGTGA
- a CDS encoding helix-turn-helix domain-containing protein encodes MEFLTIDDLVSRWRDSVSRRTLGNWRAQGKGPPYRKIGQSVLYRLSDVIAFENGENGTTNDQRN; translated from the coding sequence ATGGAGTTCCTGACCATTGACGATCTGGTTTCCCGTTGGCGTGATTCGGTTAGCCGGCGCACGCTGGGGAATTGGCGCGCTCAAGGAAAGGGGCCGCCCTATCGCAAGATCGGGCAGAGCGTCCTTTACAGGCTTTCGGACGTAATCGCGTTCGAGAACGGAGAAAATGGCACAACAAACGATCAGCGGAACTGA
- the ssb gene encoding single-stranded DNA-binding protein → MAQSVNKAVLIGNLGKDPEVRSTQGGSKVVSMTVATSETWKDRQSGEKREATEWHRIVIWNENIGNFVEQYLRKGDKVYLEGKLQTRKWTDQQGADRYTTEIVLQAYDGKLVSLTSRLDNQGGGEQSRANQNNASRGTGYGRNDVDDEIPF, encoded by the coding sequence ATGGCACAATCCGTCAATAAGGCTGTCCTGATCGGCAATCTCGGGAAGGACCCCGAGGTGCGGTCCACACAGGGCGGCAGCAAGGTCGTTTCCATGACCGTCGCGACCAGCGAAACATGGAAGGACCGCCAGAGCGGCGAGAAGCGGGAAGCCACCGAATGGCACCGCATCGTGATCTGGAATGAAAATATCGGCAATTTCGTGGAACAGTATCTACGGAAGGGCGACAAGGTCTATCTTGAGGGCAAATTGCAGACCCGCAAATGGACCGATCAGCAGGGCGCCGATCGCTACACTACGGAAATCGTGTTGCAGGCGTATGACGGCAAGCTGGTGTCGCTGACCAGCCGGCTGGACAACCAGGGCGGCGGCGAACAGTCCCGCGCCAATCAGAACAATGCGTCGCGCGGCACCGGATACGGCCGCAATGACGTTGATGATGAAATTCCTTTTTAA
- a CDS encoding VRR-NUC domain-containing protein has product MTAEHDIQNEIRNDLSGTCLAFRANVGTGWVGRGKPLIADRQMAVFVSPGDVVLRSGRRFSTGLPPGFSDLFGGVPITITPEMVGTTILQFFAIEVKDRKGRLREQQGPFLTSIKRHGGRSGIARSVADARDIVHADCK; this is encoded by the coding sequence ATGACCGCCGAACACGATATCCAGAACGAGATTCGGAACGACCTATCCGGAACCTGCCTCGCATTCCGCGCGAATGTCGGCACCGGATGGGTCGGCAGGGGCAAGCCCCTGATCGCTGACCGCCAGATGGCCGTTTTCGTGTCGCCAGGGGATGTCGTGTTGCGGAGCGGGCGGAGATTTTCGACCGGGCTGCCGCCAGGGTTTTCGGACTTGTTTGGCGGCGTGCCGATCACGATCACGCCCGAGATGGTTGGAACCACGATCCTGCAATTTTTTGCGATCGAAGTGAAGGACCGGAAAGGCCGCCTGCGCGAACAGCAAGGCCCTTTCCTCACATCCATTAAACGCCACGGCGGTCGGTCGGGAATTGCCCGATCCGTCGCCGACGCCAGGGACATTGTCCATGCTGACTGCAAATAG
- a CDS encoding CerR family C-terminal domain-containing protein produces MMDDQAHHAPSPTGDGTRERLIKAGLYLFATHGLEGVRTRTLAEKAGANQSAIPYYFGGKEGVYAAVIQEIADDLAQTLQKGGIGTSPPPKSKPRGVDACASELRKIMKGFVLAILSPEAPLERAMLIVREQLNPTKNFDVLFDRFIGPLHQTLCRLVAELQSSGPDDMHVVIQAHALVGQALSFVVAQEAFLRRARLTKIGHAESEKVADTLSAMAVAAALPR; encoded by the coding sequence ATGATGGATGATCAAGCACACCATGCCCCTTCTCCAACGGGTGACGGCACGCGCGAACGCCTGATCAAAGCCGGCCTTTATCTATTCGCGACACACGGTCTCGAAGGCGTCCGTACCAGAACCCTTGCCGAGAAAGCTGGGGCCAACCAGTCTGCCATCCCTTATTACTTCGGAGGGAAGGAAGGCGTTTACGCTGCTGTCATCCAAGAGATTGCAGACGATTTGGCGCAAACCCTACAAAAGGGCGGCATTGGCACTTCCCCCCCTCCGAAAAGCAAACCGCGCGGCGTAGATGCCTGTGCTAGTGAATTGCGCAAAATCATGAAGGGCTTCGTGCTGGCGATCCTGTCGCCTGAAGCACCGCTTGAACGCGCGATGCTCATCGTTAGGGAACAGCTCAACCCGACCAAAAACTTCGATGTGCTCTTCGATCGCTTCATTGGTCCCCTGCACCAGACACTCTGCCGCCTCGTGGCTGAGCTTCAATCTTCTGGGCCGGACGACATGCACGTCGTCATACAGGCGCATGCACTGGTTGGGCAGGCGCTGTCATTTGTGGTCGCGCAGGAGGCATTTCTGCGACGCGCTCGGCTCACGAAGATTGGCCATGCCGAGTCGGAAAAGGTCGCTGACACCCTCTCGGCCATGGCAGTTGCCGCAGCTTTGCCGAGATAA
- a CDS encoding site-specific integrase → MASIIRRGKSWRAMIVRKGRRVSATFDTKAQAISWATQAEAAILAGEAPAEPEKPAHVANLLVSDLLTRYATAISPSKRGSRWEIIRLHALARMDAFRVPARTFDPPALGAWRDSRLKTVSSETVNRELNVLSAVFNVAIKEWRAPMPGNPVGMIQRPPRSKPRKRRVSQAERELMAEWLGWDMKSPPDSVGQWTAFAFFLALATAMRKGEILSLTWGDVHLDDCYVHLEQTKNGYERDVPISSEAMSLLKILPPGPAAAPVVPIQSGTLDMTFRRARIDAGLPDLHFHDSRREATTELSKRLSNVLELSAVTGHRDLRVLKSYYRPKASDLAKKLG, encoded by the coding sequence ATGGCATCCATCATACGGCGGGGTAAATCATGGCGCGCAATGATAGTCCGAAAGGGGCGGCGGGTAAGCGCCACGTTTGATACCAAGGCGCAAGCGATATCCTGGGCGACGCAGGCAGAAGCGGCAATACTGGCGGGAGAAGCGCCGGCCGAACCCGAGAAGCCAGCCCATGTTGCCAACCTGCTCGTCTCGGACCTGCTTACCCGCTATGCGACAGCAATATCTCCGTCTAAACGCGGATCGCGCTGGGAAATCATACGTTTGCATGCCCTAGCCCGCATGGATGCGTTCCGCGTTCCCGCGCGGACGTTCGATCCCCCTGCGTTGGGCGCATGGCGTGACAGCCGGCTGAAAACTGTTTCCTCGGAGACGGTCAACAGAGAATTGAACGTGCTTTCTGCGGTATTTAACGTGGCCATCAAGGAATGGCGAGCACCTATGCCGGGGAACCCCGTTGGCATGATCCAAAGGCCGCCACGATCGAAACCGAGGAAGCGGCGCGTGTCTCAGGCAGAGCGTGAACTGATGGCCGAATGGCTGGGCTGGGATATGAAGTCGCCCCCCGACTCGGTGGGACAGTGGACCGCCTTCGCCTTCTTTCTCGCCCTCGCCACGGCAATGCGGAAGGGGGAAATCCTATCCCTGACATGGGGCGACGTGCATCTTGATGACTGCTACGTCCACCTAGAGCAGACAAAGAACGGCTATGAGAGAGACGTCCCAATATCGTCCGAGGCGATGAGTCTGCTGAAAATCCTGCCCCCGGGGCCAGCCGCTGCGCCAGTCGTCCCCATCCAGTCTGGGACCTTGGACATGACGTTCAGGCGGGCCAGGATCGACGCTGGCCTGCCCGATCTGCATTTTCATGACTCGCGCCGGGAAGCCACTACGGAACTCAGCAAGCGGCTGTCGAACGTGCTGGAACTATCGGCCGTCACGGGACACCGCGATTTGCGCGTCCTGAAGTCTTACTATCGCCCCAAGGCGTCCGACTTGGCTAAAAAATTGGGGTAG
- a CDS encoding AAA family ATPase, whose translation MQDEDNIIVIRPAEREGARLIFCFSGTSGSGKTRTALEFAYGLTNYDPGKIGFLDTENRRGSLYADVLKAHKTRPTNTPFLIADLDAPFSPDRYKRAVLAFQRAGVEVLIVDSYSHMWEGIGGCSDIAAKHKSVQGWKIAKDAHKDFINAILSVDMHIILCIRAREQIDATDPRNIKSLGVQPICEKNLMFEMTASMMMDNEGKHQDVIKCPGELQPFLGRGQGYITSEDGAAVRAWVDGGKPIDPATERAFNTLRSVAEGGMRAYRAEWNRTPESARKALEADGRHETLKAQAAAFDRQRERVSSDADGLNEQRVE comes from the coding sequence ATGCAGGACGAAGACAACATCATCGTGATCCGCCCGGCCGAGCGCGAAGGCGCGCGGCTGATTTTCTGCTTCTCGGGGACAAGCGGCAGCGGCAAGACGCGGACCGCGCTCGAATTCGCCTACGGCCTGACGAACTACGATCCGGGGAAGATCGGTTTTCTCGACACGGAAAATCGTCGCGGATCACTCTATGCGGACGTGCTGAAGGCGCACAAGACGCGGCCGACCAACACGCCGTTCCTGATCGCCGATCTGGATGCGCCGTTCTCCCCCGACCGCTATAAGCGGGCCGTTCTCGCGTTCCAGCGGGCGGGCGTTGAAGTCCTGATTGTCGATAGCTATTCCCACATGTGGGAAGGCATTGGTGGCTGTTCCGACATCGCGGCCAAGCACAAATCGGTGCAGGGATGGAAAATTGCAAAGGACGCGCATAAGGATTTCATCAATGCGATCCTGTCCGTCGATATGCATATTATTTTGTGCATCAGGGCGCGAGAACAGATTGACGCGACGGACCCTCGAAATATAAAAAGTCTCGGTGTTCAGCCGATTTGTGAAAAAAACCTGATGTTCGAAATGACGGCGTCCATGATGATGGACAACGAAGGAAAACATCAGGACGTGATAAAATGTCCCGGCGAACTGCAACCGTTCCTCGGTCGCGGTCAGGGATATATCACCAGCGAAGACGGCGCGGCGGTCCGGGCCTGGGTCGATGGCGGGAAGCCGATCGACCCGGCCACGGAACGCGCATTCAACACGCTGCGAAGCGTGGCCGAGGGCGGTATGCGAGCATACCGCGCAGAATGGAACCGCACGCCCGAGTCCGCGCGTAAGGCGCTGGAAGCGGACGGCAGACATGAAACTTTGAAGGCCCAGGCGGCGGCTTTCGACAGGCAACGTGAGCGCGTCTCATCCGACGCGGACGGCCTGAATGAACAGAGGGTTGAGTGA
- a CDS encoding VapE domain-containing protein encodes MKIDFDDLKARIPIEAHARRLIPGARRIGSELQGLNPMRGDSSPGSFSINVRTGLWADFAAGASGGDIISLQAYLRHNGDNVAAAKELMAEYGDAEPVKLHPKESRPIVMPVPADVPACTGWFSKYGGAPSRMWDYRDEAGNLLMHVARYDPPDARKQIVPWSWDGQKWRPRGITGGTPRPLYGLDRLGDDDRPVVIVEGEKAADAGQRLLHSEGYAVLSWLGGANTADRVNVRPLAGRVVLLWPDRDSQKHPTTHNILPMSEQPGIAAMRKLAAALRGVAAEVAMVGYDLAAECDGWDIADGEAAGWTRIDARKYLKENTGDVDLKSGVIQQGDGGILPWEAVLPGSDYSQQTASGTPLCTSTNVMRMCNSFGINLRYNKVKRKTEILFPFNTTIDRDNIRSSALTMLIDKCAESRMPVGQVQNYVAMLASRNPYNPVAEWIDSEPWDGVSRIEDFCNTVESDSRLKDRLMLRWCLSGVAAIYKGDDFEAHGVLVFVGEQGIGKTRWAKKLVGPLRDTMLTGTTIKPEDKDSVIRFASHWIVELGELDGTFRKSDIASLKAFITNSMDTIRLPYAPEPSELQRRTIAFASVNEPQFLVDDTGNRRWWTIPVKSVDYMHDINMQQFWAEMKALLLSGEQYWLTDAELHALNESNKSFQPADPMEEILRAKYDMDARGVTPMTATAVLVALGFDPKGNKETRAIAKVLRRLKVDETRNKRGIFFNMPPARVY; translated from the coding sequence GTGAAAATAGATTTTGATGACCTGAAGGCGCGCATCCCCATAGAGGCGCATGCGCGCCGCCTGATCCCTGGTGCGCGCCGGATCGGAAGCGAGTTACAGGGCCTGAACCCGATGCGTGGGGATAGCAGTCCTGGATCGTTTTCGATCAACGTCCGTACTGGCCTGTGGGCCGATTTCGCGGCTGGTGCATCCGGCGGAGATATCATCTCGCTCCAGGCGTATCTTCGGCATAACGGCGACAACGTCGCTGCCGCGAAGGAATTGATGGCCGAATACGGCGACGCTGAACCCGTCAAACTACACCCCAAGGAATCCCGCCCGATCGTCATGCCGGTTCCGGCTGATGTGCCGGCCTGCACGGGATGGTTCAGCAAATACGGCGGCGCGCCGTCGCGCATGTGGGATTACCGGGACGAGGCCGGCAACCTTCTGATGCATGTCGCGCGATATGACCCGCCGGATGCCCGCAAGCAAATCGTGCCCTGGTCGTGGGATGGCCAGAAATGGAGACCGCGCGGCATCACGGGGGGCACGCCGCGCCCGCTCTACGGTCTGGACCGGCTCGGGGATGATGACCGCCCCGTTGTTATTGTCGAGGGCGAGAAGGCCGCCGATGCTGGCCAGCGACTGCTGCATTCCGAGGGATACGCGGTCCTGTCGTGGCTGGGCGGCGCAAACACGGCCGACAGGGTGAACGTGCGCCCCCTGGCCGGTCGCGTCGTGCTACTCTGGCCAGACCGCGACAGCCAGAAGCATCCCACGACCCACAATATCCTGCCGATGTCGGAGCAACCCGGCATCGCCGCCATGCGCAAGCTCGCGGCAGCGTTGCGCGGCGTGGCGGCAGAAGTCGCGATGGTGGGATACGATCTGGCTGCCGAATGCGACGGCTGGGATATCGCGGACGGCGAAGCGGCGGGCTGGACGCGCATCGACGCGCGAAAATACCTGAAAGAGAATACCGGCGACGTTGACCTGAAATCGGGTGTTATTCAACAGGGCGATGGCGGAATCCTACCATGGGAAGCGGTGCTGCCCGGCAGCGATTATTCGCAACAAACCGCGTCCGGAACGCCGCTATGCACGTCAACAAACGTTATGCGCATGTGCAATTCATTCGGGATAAACTTACGATACAATAAAGTAAAAAGAAAAACAGAAATTCTATTCCCGTTCAACACTACGATTGACAGGGACAACATCAGAAGTTCGGCCTTGACGATGCTCATTGACAAATGCGCAGAGTCTCGCATGCCGGTTGGACAGGTACAGAACTACGTTGCGATGCTGGCGTCTCGCAATCCGTATAACCCCGTCGCCGAATGGATTGATTCAGAACCATGGGATGGTGTCAGCCGCATCGAAGATTTCTGCAATACCGTTGAAAGTGACTCACGTCTGAAAGATCGGCTTATGTTGCGCTGGTGCCTCTCCGGCGTGGCCGCCATCTATAAGGGCGACGACTTCGAGGCGCATGGCGTGTTGGTATTCGTCGGCGAACAGGGGATCGGCAAAACCCGCTGGGCGAAAAAGCTGGTCGGCCCCCTACGCGATACAATGCTGACCGGGACCACAATCAAGCCCGAAGACAAGGACAGCGTGATACGGTTCGCATCTCACTGGATCGTAGAGCTTGGCGAACTTGACGGGACTTTCCGAAAGTCAGATATCGCCAGCCTGAAAGCGTTCATCACCAATTCCATGGACACGATCCGGCTGCCATACGCGCCGGAACCCAGCGAACTGCAACGCCGGACGATCGCGTTCGCATCAGTCAACGAACCGCAATTCCTCGTGGATGACACAGGCAATCGCCGCTGGTGGACAATACCGGTCAAGAGCGTGGATTATATGCATGATATCAACATGCAACAGTTTTGGGCTGAAATGAAGGCATTGCTATTGTCAGGCGAACAATACTGGCTAACGGATGCGGAATTGCATGCTCTGAACGAAAGTAACAAATCCTTTCAGCCGGCTGACCCGATGGAAGAAATACTGCGTGCGAAATACGATATGGACGCGAGAGGCGTTACGCCAATGACCGCAACGGCCGTCCTGGTCGCGCTGGGATTTGATCCCAAAGGCAACAAAGAAACCAGGGCCATCGCCAAGGTTCTGCGCCGACTGAAGGTGGATGAAACACGAAACAAGCGCGGCATTTTTTTCAACATGCCACCAGCAAGGGTCTATTAA
- a CDS encoding DEAD/DEAH box helicase, which translates to MPFSVQSILRDYQARVAEDVSAHFKAGVTRVLVQMSTGAGKTVLAAYLMQRCITAGRTVYFLCHRDELVAGTSRTLLRYGIPHGVIAAGHARVTNAAIQVCSIGTLKSLLGSVPVPWLVIVDETHHSRAEGWETVIDHFTTRGARLVGLTATPKRLDNRGLGAHFDAIVCGPTTRDLIDRGHLSRFRHFFPPEAGTELVGDPVDHWRRLAAGLRTVVFAKNVAHSRWVVKQFCDAGIPAAHLDGGTPRGERREIIRRYAAGELLVLSNVDLFGEGFDLAAVAQADVTIDCVMMLRRTKSLSLYLQWAGRGLRPAPGKTAVILDHAGNWYLHDDIDADRDWTLGDDTGAVKRDGNVPAPFTCPQCFGQVRYPYPMFCPTVYPDGTKCGHQLRKQIEERTIEFREGELREMAEREREAERWRRKSEDAEAQTLAELTALGRQRGYKDPHKWAFMKWSARNRARRRGAEL; encoded by the coding sequence ATGCCGTTTTCTGTTCAATCCATATTGCGCGACTATCAGGCGCGAGTCGCGGAAGACGTGAGCGCCCATTTCAAGGCGGGTGTCACGCGGGTCCTTGTGCAGATGAGCACCGGAGCCGGCAAAACTGTTTTGGCGGCCTACCTGATGCAACGTTGCATCACCGCCGGACGCACCGTCTATTTCCTATGTCACCGGGATGAACTGGTCGCGGGGACGAGTCGGACCCTGCTGCGGTATGGGATTCCGCATGGCGTAATTGCAGCCGGCCATGCGCGCGTGACGAATGCGGCCATTCAGGTATGCAGTATCGGCACCCTGAAATCGCTGTTGGGTTCGGTCCCTGTTCCTTGGTTGGTGATCGTTGACGAGACGCACCACAGCCGGGCGGAGGGGTGGGAAACGGTCATTGACCATTTCACGACTCGGGGTGCTCGGCTGGTCGGGCTGACTGCCACGCCGAAGCGGTTGGACAATCGGGGGCTTGGGGCGCATTTCGACGCGATCGTCTGCGGTCCGACCACCCGCGACCTAATCGATCGGGGGCATCTGTCGAGGTTCCGCCATTTCTTCCCGCCCGAGGCCGGCACCGAACTGGTGGGCGATCCGGTCGATCATTGGCGCAGGCTGGCAGCCGGCTTACGGACTGTCGTGTTCGCGAAAAACGTTGCGCATTCACGCTGGGTCGTGAAACAGTTTTGCGACGCTGGCATTCCGGCCGCGCATCTGGATGGCGGAACCCCGAGGGGGGAGCGGCGGGAAATCATCAGGCGTTATGCGGCTGGCGAATTGCTTGTCCTGTCGAACGTGGACCTGTTCGGCGAGGGGTTCGATCTGGCTGCCGTGGCACAGGCGGACGTGACCATTGATTGCGTCATGATGCTGCGGCGAACCAAATCGCTGTCGCTCTATCTGCAATGGGCCGGGCGCGGCCTGCGCCCCGCGCCAGGGAAAACGGCGGTCATTCTGGACCATGCGGGTAATTGGTATCTGCATGACGATATCGACGCGGACCGGGATTGGACCCTGGGGGATGACACGGGGGCGGTGAAGCGCGACGGAAATGTCCCTGCGCCGTTCACCTGCCCCCAGTGCTTTGGTCAGGTCCGATACCCCTATCCGATGTTCTGCCCGACCGTTTACCCGGACGGGACGAAATGCGGACACCAGTTGCGGAAGCAGATCGAAGAGCGCACGATCGAATTCCGTGAGGGCGAATTGCGCGAGATGGCGGAGCGGGAGCGCGAGGCCGAACGGTGGCGGAGAAAATCCGAAGACGCCGAGGCGCAGACGCTGGCCGAGCTAACCGCCCTGGGCCGGCAGCGGGGATACAAGGACCCGCATAAATGGGCATTTATGAAATGGAGCGCACGAAACCGCGCGCGTCGTCGCGGCGCGGAACTATAA
- a CDS encoding PD-(D/E)XK nuclease-like domain-containing protein translates to MSTNEYKDGVSNADYHADSAVSKSQLDHIAESPAVLEWSKGAPVDEDALATLEFGTALHALLLEPESFKATYVRAPKFDRRTKDGKLAAAEFEQAHAGKQVIDADDWKALMLCYDSVMAHPTARELLEAEGVSERSYFWTDTETGIRCRCRPDRLLTNMGWIADVKTTDDIDGFFSSAHDYRYHVQDSYYTDGYAAVHGEPPRAFLFIAVGKRRALGRYPVRVYSLPAAMKAHGRRLYRANLRDYADALESGNLRGIQTLGMPDWYTRSLDAGA, encoded by the coding sequence TTGAGCACCAACGAATACAAGGACGGCGTTTCGAACGCGGATTATCACGCGGACAGTGCCGTATCGAAATCGCAACTCGACCACATCGCCGAATCGCCGGCCGTGCTGGAATGGTCCAAGGGCGCGCCCGTCGATGAAGACGCGCTTGCCACCCTGGAATTCGGCACCGCTCTGCATGCCCTGTTGCTGGAACCCGAGAGTTTCAAGGCGACCTATGTCCGCGCGCCGAAATTCGATCGGCGCACGAAGGACGGGAAGCTGGCGGCGGCAGAGTTCGAACAGGCGCATGCCGGCAAGCAGGTGATCGACGCCGACGACTGGAAGGCCCTGATGCTGTGCTATGACAGCGTGATGGCCCACCCGACCGCCCGGGAATTGCTGGAAGCCGAGGGCGTTTCGGAACGGTCATATTTCTGGACGGACACGGAAACCGGCATCCGCTGCCGCTGCCGTCCCGATCGCCTCCTGACCAATATGGGATGGATCGCGGACGTGAAGACCACCGACGATATCGATGGATTTTTCTCATCGGCGCATGATTACCGCTACCACGTGCAGGATAGCTATTACACGGATGGATACGCGGCCGTGCATGGCGAACCCCCGCGTGCGTTCCTGTTCATCGCGGTCGGCAAGCGGCGTGCGCTGGGCCGGTATCCTGTGCGCGTCTATTCGCTGCCCGCCGCAATGAAGGCACACGGCCGCCGTCTCTACCGCGCCAATCTGCGCGACTACGCCGACGCCCTGGAAAGCGGGAATCTCCGGGGAATCCAGACACTCGGGATGCCGGATTGGTATACGCGCAGCCTGGACGCGGGGGCCTGA